In the Nitrososphaerota archaeon genome, one interval contains:
- the cas2 gene encoding CRISPR-associated endonuclease Cas2, protein MYVIIVYDVDERRVLKVNKFLKRYLIWTQNSVFEGEISISLLEKVIVGLNKIIEDKDTIIVYKLKSDVYLERLMLGKISENTNNVL, encoded by the coding sequence ATGTATGTGATCATTGTATATGATGTGGATGAGCGTCGTGTTCTAAAAGTGAACAAATTCCTAAAAAGATATCTTATCTGGACACAAAATTCAGTATTTGAGGGGGAAATTAGTATTTCATTATTGGAAAAAGTAATAGTAGGATTAAATAAAATAATAGAAGATAAAGATACAATAATAGTTTATAAATTAAAGAGTGACGTATATCTAGAAAGATTAATGTTAGGAAAAATAAGTGAAAATACTAATAATGTATTGTAA
- the cas1b gene encoding type I-B CRISPR-associated endonuclease Cas1b, with protein MYSYYITQNGKIEREGSTLYFIGEDFKKHLPAQNISEIIISAKVSISSWALDYFSKVGIIVHILSEDFQYMSSIIPYNRSELGQTVILQSEYYLDNTKRLKIATEIVNGIKYNILRNLRYYNEKIDLNTEISKIKNYDPYKNEIEAVRGIEGNIWNVYYSTFPKIFKNLSHFERKYNPPPDPINAMISFGNALLYSTTLTAIILSGLNPSISFLHEPSDRSFSLALDIADIFKPVIVERMISNLINNKIIKDSYFTEKNGGCYLNAIGKKIFMENYRDKIETVVKLRENNKYLSYQGIIQNECYKLMKSLKGELDYKAYRAVD; from the coding sequence ATGTACAGCTATTATATTACTCAAAATGGAAAGATAGAAAGAGAAGGTAGTACTCTATATTTTATAGGTGAAGATTTTAAAAAACATCTTCCTGCACAAAATATTTCTGAGATAATAATTTCTGCTAAAGTATCTATTAGTTCATGGGCATTAGATTATTTTTCAAAAGTAGGAATTATCGTTCATATTTTATCTGAAGATTTTCAGTATATGTCATCAATTATACCATATAATAGATCAGAGTTGGGGCAAACTGTAATTTTGCAAAGTGAGTATTATCTCGATAATACCAAGAGATTAAAAATTGCTACAGAAATTGTTAACGGAATAAAATATAATATATTAAGAAATCTTAGATATTACAATGAAAAAATAGACCTTAACACCGAAATCTCTAAAATCAAAAATTATGATCCATATAAAAATGAAATTGAAGCAGTGAGAGGGATAGAGGGTAATATATGGAATGTTTATTATTCTACATTTCCTAAAATTTTTAAAAATCTATCCCATTTTGAGAGAAAATATAATCCACCTCCAGATCCAATTAATGCTATGATATCTTTTGGAAATGCACTATTATATTCAACTACATTAACAGCCATAATTTTAAGTGGCCTAAATCCATCTATAAGCTTTTTGCATGAACCTTCAGATAGATCATTTTCACTCGCATTAGATATTGCAGACATTTTCAAACCTGTAATTGTTGAAAGGATGATTTCAAACTTAATAAACAATAAAATAATAAAAGATAGTTATTTTACAGAAAAAAATGGTGGCTGTTATTTAAATGCCATTGGGAAAAAGATTTTTATGGAAAACTATCGGGATAAAATAGAAACAGTGGTAAAACTGAGAGAGAACAATAAATATTTGTCATATCAGGGTATAATACAAAATGAATGTTACAAACTAATGAAAAGCCTAAAAGGTGAATTGGATTACAAAGCATACAGGGCTGTTGACTGA
- the csm4 gene encoding type III-A CRISPR-associated RAMP protein Csm4 yields MIQIAFKISFIRQYTVIDSIKLSGAILNSMLTLYPAQKDEIIDNFVNGNIRVTTPYPFKNVPYFPMPPLSIIFPANLSIDEKKNYMKKRKKKIKYIQLNDLKNCIRSYQNNNYKNIYINDLPSLNEDESLTSDNYLIEEPGVKILKTPKKREEKWIFTEVYTKEFASSGKIYYSAKDKLIYGDEKWFLTQIKNDKFKEMFLTALNFLEDMGLSGRRTTGKGKFTIKKLNLDQDFEMGFKGEGLYILLSEFIPSIEDLDNIDLDKSSYSLEIFSGIDKNGSSLGVYRYFKSGSIVYLRNEIKGMSIYIPEKRIIPFSASYLRVSE; encoded by the coding sequence ATGATACAAATTGCATTTAAAATTAGCTTTATAAGACAGTACACGGTAATAGACTCAATAAAATTAAGCGGAGCTATACTAAATAGTATGCTTACACTTTATCCAGCTCAAAAAGATGAGATTATAGATAACTTCGTAAATGGAAATATAAGGGTAACCACACCCTATCCTTTCAAAAATGTACCTTATTTCCCAATGCCTCCGTTATCTATCATTTTTCCTGCTAACTTATCAATAGATGAGAAAAAAAATTATATGAAAAAAAGAAAAAAAAAGATCAAATATATTCAATTAAATGATCTTAAAAATTGTATCAGATCATACCAAAATAATAATTATAAGAATATTTATATAAATGATTTACCTTCCTTAAATGAAGATGAATCTTTAACATCTGATAATTATCTTATAGAAGAACCTGGTGTTAAAATTTTAAAAACGCCAAAAAAAAGAGAAGAAAAATGGATATTTACAGAGGTTTATACGAAAGAATTTGCATCAAGTGGAAAGATATATTATTCAGCTAAGGATAAGTTAATATATGGAGATGAAAAATGGTTTTTGACACAGATTAAAAACGATAAATTTAAAGAGATGTTTTTGACTGCTCTAAATTTCTTAGAAGATATGGGATTGTCGGGAAGAAGAACTACAGGAAAAGGTAAGTTTACTATTAAAAAACTGAATTTGGATCAAGATTTTGAAATGGGGTTCAAGGGTGAAGGACTTTATATATTGCTATCTGAATTTATTCCATCTATTGAAGATTTGGATAATATAGATCTAGATAAATCTTCATATTCTCTCGAAATTTTCAGTGGTATTGACAAAAATGGATCATCACTTGGTGTTTACAGGTACTTTAAATCTGGATCTATTGTTTATTTAAGAAATGAGATAAAAGGAATGTCAATATATATACCAGAAAAAAGAATAATTCCATTCAGCGCATCATACTTAAGGGTGAGTGAATAA
- a CDS encoding CRISPR-associated protein Csx14, which produces MKSCLITLMGTTPMVATEMYRYLYNGDPGLNDMILMYTELDEIITSTYASATAIKSKYPKVRIHYSKLPFEDIKSENELYTFLDVLGSRIKLEKENYNVSKIYVNLSGARKVQAISVSAFAALLGIDELWNVINIDITDFNYLYEQNKNIFKEFMNGENLDAYMAHRDILDAIFYPDPNKLTFIKVPFLKLPRDDMNQLKKLLKGGYDLTHGDIPDFKLDAFIQSELITNNKKRSTPTRLGEIFYKFL; this is translated from the coding sequence ATGAAATCTTGTTTAATTACACTAATGGGAACTACACCAATGGTTGCAACTGAAATGTATAGATATCTGTACAATGGAGATCCCGGCTTAAATGATATGATTTTAATGTACACAGAACTGGATGAAATAATAACCAGTACTTATGCAAGTGCAACCGCAATAAAATCAAAATATCCTAAGGTGCGGATTCATTATTCAAAACTCCCGTTCGAAGATATTAAAAGCGAAAATGAGCTTTATACATTTTTAGATGTGTTAGGCTCAAGAATTAAATTAGAAAAAGAGAATTATAATGTTTCTAAAATTTACGTAAATTTATCAGGAGCCAGAAAAGTGCAGGCAATCTCTGTATCTGCTTTTGCTGCGTTGTTAGGAATAGATGAACTTTGGAACGTAATCAATATTGATATAACTGATTTCAATTATCTATATGAACAAAATAAAAATATATTTAAAGAATTTATGAACGGCGAAAACTTGGATGCATATATGGCTCACAGAGATATTTTAGATGCTATATTTTATCCAGATCCAAATAAACTCACCTTTATTAAAGTGCCATTTTTAAAATTACCACGGGATGATATGAATCAATTAAAGAAATTACTTAAAGGAGGCTATGATCTTACTCATGGAGATATTCCGGATTTTAAATTAGATGCGTTTATACAATCTGAATTAATAACAAATAACAAAAAGAGATCAACCCCAACAAGGCTTGGAGAAATATTTTATAAGTTTTTGTGA
- the csm5 gene encoding type III-A CRISPR-associated RAMP protein Csm5 — MKLDLEIITPVIINDSNELTSLDFFLDRDNIAYRVDINGTISNISKYPKLLEKFINIIKEDYMQKAQKAYGKPEYSKSTKINDFYAELERDKLLVKIYPQITKYDPKFLNQKNITNYIGFYKKIDDLIYYVPYIPGSTIKGAIRNAILYKILKEKREMYSFKDHNKKVLVYQYFLTNRKNVEKEIFAYEDSKNKSSNNDIFKFLHITDFMPKNIKDIKLGIFQQKVKIKNYQNERNMNLVFMNLVLSGIFEGEIKIKKDLIYAFSKTEDKNIFLDRLNNIFNINEEEMANFQNNFSQTENKIILNLLSSLNTFSYDIIKKYENRYYPSIPTVVPDSNNFYAFLGAHKGLILNTILEAIDPLDRKKIYNNKNYPPKTNKLASIENKDVKLGFVKFSRGK, encoded by the coding sequence ATGAAACTTGACTTAGAGATAATTACTCCAGTTATAATAAATGATTCAAATGAATTAACATCTTTGGATTTTTTCTTGGATAGGGATAATATAGCTTATAGGGTAGATATAAATGGTACAATATCCAATATTTCTAAATATCCAAAATTACTTGAGAAGTTCATTAATATTATAAAAGAAGATTATATGCAAAAAGCTCAAAAAGCATATGGCAAACCAGAGTATAGCAAAAGTACCAAAATTAATGACTTTTATGCAGAATTAGAAAGAGATAAACTTTTGGTTAAAATATATCCACAGATAACTAAATATGATCCAAAATTCTTAAACCAGAAAAATATTACAAATTATATTGGTTTTTATAAAAAAATAGATGATTTGATATATTATGTACCATATATCCCAGGAAGCACAATAAAAGGAGCAATTAGAAATGCAATATTATATAAAATTTTAAAAGAAAAAAGAGAAATGTACAGTTTTAAAGATCATAATAAAAAAGTATTAGTTTATCAGTATTTCTTAACTAATAGGAAAAATGTAGAGAAAGAAATCTTCGCATATGAAGATAGTAAAAATAAGAGTTCAAATAATGACATTTTTAAATTCCTGCACATTACTGACTTCATGCCAAAAAATATCAAAGATATCAAATTGGGAATATTTCAACAAAAAGTTAAAATAAAAAATTATCAGAATGAGCGTAATATGAACTTAGTATTTATGAACTTGGTCTTATCTGGTATCTTTGAAGGTGAAATAAAGATCAAGAAAGACTTAATCTATGCATTCTCTAAAACTGAAGATAAAAACATTTTTTTAGATCGCTTAAATAATATATTTAACATTAATGAGGAAGAGATGGCAAATTTTCAAAATAACTTTTCGCAGACAGAAAATAAGATTATTTTAAATCTATTATCATCACTTAATACCTTTAGTTACGATATTATAAAAAAGTATGAAAATAGATATTATCCATCAATACCTACAGTAGTTCCAGACAGTAATAACTTTTATGCATTTTTAGGCGCACATAAAGGTTTGATTTTAAATACAATATTGGAGGCAATAGACCCTCTAGATCGTAAAAAAATATATAATAATAAAAATTATCCTCCAAAAACCAATAAATTAGCATCTATTGAAAATAAAGATGTGAAGCTGGGATTTGTAAAATTTTCTAGGGGGAAATAA